One region of Clavibacter michiganensis subsp. tessellarius genomic DNA includes:
- a CDS encoding extracellular solute-binding protein, with protein sequence MRSASSPEQKDTRPVIPRRHLIALAAAASAAVALAGCAPTTSSEAQAQNHAVTDASGSARVFISGDTNVKSLWDDGIIPAFEKANPGASVTTTLDLHGEHDAQTMATLTSSVQGGSDPGYDLIDAGFTAAAGTGGLLAPVSADTIPNLATVPDATVQSGGGFGIPYRASSVLLAYDSTKVTTPPKTLDELLDWITANPGEFAYNSPATGGSGGAFVTTVLDSHLDDATREKMTTGYDQSLEGAWDAGFDQLKSLNASMYQGGVYPNGNNQVLDLLGTGAVEMAPVWSDQVITAQKSGTLPSTVKYAQISNPAFTGHASFLGIPKTAAHADVAQKLADYVLSAEGQAVIASTIAGYPVIALDQVPEDLKDQFASADPTNLRPGYDSKMASDMANLWDQKVPGQ encoded by the coding sequence ATGCGATCCGCATCGTCCCCCGAGCAGAAGGACACCCGACCCGTGATCCCCCGCCGTCACCTCATCGCCCTCGCCGCCGCCGCGTCCGCCGCCGTCGCGCTCGCCGGCTGCGCGCCCACCACGAGCAGCGAGGCGCAGGCCCAGAACCACGCCGTGACCGACGCCTCGGGCAGCGCCCGCGTCTTCATCTCCGGCGACACCAACGTCAAGAGCCTCTGGGACGACGGGATCATCCCCGCGTTCGAGAAGGCGAACCCCGGCGCCTCGGTCACCACGACCCTCGACCTCCACGGCGAGCACGACGCCCAGACCATGGCGACGCTCACGAGCTCGGTGCAGGGCGGATCCGACCCCGGATACGACCTCATCGACGCGGGCTTCACCGCGGCCGCCGGCACCGGCGGACTCCTCGCCCCCGTCTCCGCCGACACCATCCCGAACCTCGCGACCGTGCCCGACGCGACCGTGCAGTCCGGCGGCGGCTTCGGGATCCCGTACCGCGCCTCCTCCGTGCTCCTCGCCTACGACTCCACCAAGGTGACGACGCCGCCGAAGACGCTCGACGAGCTGCTGGACTGGATCACCGCGAACCCGGGCGAGTTCGCCTACAACTCCCCCGCGACGGGCGGCTCCGGCGGCGCGTTCGTCACGACCGTGCTCGACTCCCACCTCGACGACGCGACGCGCGAGAAGATGACGACCGGCTACGACCAGTCGCTCGAGGGCGCGTGGGACGCGGGCTTCGACCAGCTGAAGAGCCTGAACGCCTCCATGTACCAGGGCGGCGTCTACCCGAACGGCAACAACCAGGTGCTCGACCTGCTCGGCACGGGCGCCGTCGAGATGGCCCCCGTCTGGAGCGACCAGGTCATCACGGCCCAGAAGTCCGGCACGCTGCCGTCCACCGTGAAGTACGCGCAGATCTCGAACCCGGCCTTCACGGGCCACGCGTCCTTCCTCGGCATCCCGAAGACGGCCGCGCACGCGGACGTCGCCCAGAAGCTGGCCGACTACGTGCTCTCCGCCGAGGGCCAGGCCGTCATCGCGAGCACCATCGCGGGCTACCCCGTGATCGCGCTCGACCAGGTGCCGGAGGACCTCAAGGACCAGTTCGCGTCCGCCGACCCGACCAACCTGCGCCCCGGCTACGACAGCAAGATGGCCTCGGACATGGCGAACCTCTGGGACCAGAAGGTGCCCGGCCAGTGA
- a CDS encoding ABC transporter permease, protein MTAIRQSAPAAPVAPARRATRVSPGARRAGVGLALALPPALLLAVFVGIPVVLAIGFSLGHTGGLNSTIASIGLGTRTATGWWGTLDAYADVFQDPRFLRDLGVTVVVTVVSTALVIALALAISLNLRLRGGRLATLFAGLAVVPLFIPVVIASWAILTFYSGDGFVRTVFALVGLEGPTWGYTTVAVVIGSVWTSLPFATLMATSGVQGIPDAMIEAARDAGASTWAIVTRVLVPLAAIPLVIATTFTAIGVLGSFTVPYFTGPNAPSMLGVDISKYFTGFNHPQQSIVMAVVVFVLASGIAFLYVRANFRSAKAEGRV, encoded by the coding sequence GTGACGGCGATCCGGCAGTCGGCCCCCGCCGCGCCGGTCGCCCCCGCGCGGCGCGCGACCCGGGTCTCCCCGGGCGCGCGCCGCGCCGGCGTCGGCCTCGCGCTCGCCCTCCCGCCCGCGCTGCTGCTCGCGGTGTTCGTCGGGATCCCCGTGGTGCTGGCCATCGGCTTCAGCCTCGGCCACACGGGCGGGCTCAACAGCACCATCGCGTCCATCGGCCTCGGCACGCGGACCGCGACCGGCTGGTGGGGCACGCTCGACGCCTACGCCGACGTGTTCCAGGACCCGCGCTTCCTGCGCGACCTCGGCGTGACGGTGGTCGTCACGGTCGTCTCGACGGCCCTCGTGATCGCGCTCGCCCTGGCGATCTCGCTCAACCTCCGCCTCCGCGGCGGCCGGCTCGCGACGCTGTTCGCCGGGCTCGCGGTCGTGCCGCTGTTCATCCCCGTCGTCATCGCGTCGTGGGCCATCCTCACCTTCTACTCGGGCGACGGCTTCGTGCGCACCGTGTTCGCGCTCGTCGGCCTCGAGGGGCCGACGTGGGGCTACACGACCGTCGCGGTCGTCATCGGATCCGTGTGGACGAGCCTCCCCTTCGCCACGCTCATGGCCACCTCGGGCGTGCAGGGCATCCCCGACGCGATGATCGAGGCGGCGCGCGACGCCGGCGCGTCCACCTGGGCGATCGTCACCCGCGTGCTCGTGCCGCTCGCCGCCATCCCGCTCGTCATCGCGACGACGTTCACGGCGATCGGCGTGCTCGGCTCCTTCACGGTGCCGTACTTCACCGGGCCCAACGCGCCGAGCATGCTGGGCGTCGACATCTCGAAGTACTTCACCGGCTTCAACCACCCGCAGCAGTCCATCGTCATGGCCGTCGTGGTGTTCGTCCTGGCGTCGGGGATCGCGTTCCTCTACGT